In Enoplosus armatus isolate fEnoArm2 chromosome 20, fEnoArm2.hap1, whole genome shotgun sequence, the sequence TATAACGACTTACAAACCAATTTACAAGCATGTTTTAAAGGGTGGCAGATTgttcatgttgctgtgtttaCCCAGCTGGAAACTCCACTTGGCTCAGGAGGCTGAGTTTTAACAAGATGTTTCATATCTTGTAATGTGCTTTCTCATCAATTTGTTCTAGGCTTAATGAGTTTCCCAAGCACATCAGCGGCGAAGGATGTGAGTTCAAATACAAGAGTGACAAGTTCCAATGTTGGAATTTCTTTCCTCATTGACATATTATTTATTGAATGAGATACTAACAttgttccctcctcctctccttcagccAAGTCTGCGTCGGTACGGGCCCTGCTCTTTGACATCTCCTTCCTCATGCTCTGCCATGTGGTGCAGACGTATGGTTCTGAGGTTAGTTCATGGCAATTCAAgcgtgtgagaaaaaaaaaaaaaagagtataaTGATGTTCAAAGGTACAGTATTCTGTGTGGATTTTACTACAAAATCAGCCTGCTCTTTCAGTGTAAGGCCACAAGATGTCCAGAGAGGGCTGTAAATAAGTGACCTAACATTTTCTGATTAAACCTAAATTGATTCATACAGTACGTGGCTGCCCTGTGTCTCTCCGTACCAGGTGATCCTGTCAGACCCCAGCCCGTCAGGGGAGACGCCCTTCTTTGAAACATGGCTGCAGACATGTATGCCTGAAGAGGGCAAGACTCTGAACCCAGACCACCCCTGCTTCAGACCAGAGCCTGGCAAAGTGGAGAGCCTGGTCACCCTGCTGAACAACTCCTCAGAGATGAAACTAGTGTAAGTGGCAGACCAATCTGTGATTAAAGAAGTTTGTTGTGCATGCTTTGTCCCATTTATGGTCGATCACTTAACATACTTTCCTTCACTGAcaattcccccccccctcttttcttAAGAGGGTTTTGCTCCTTTTCAAACCAGTAGtggtacatttttatttgagtttttttagACCTCAGTTCtgcttttgatatttttattttatttaaatacattttatgtaatgaaaatgtcttaAACATGGCCAGCAGTGCTCTAAATATGGAACTTCCTCTGACATTCATCTGTTGTGAAAGTCAGGTGAAATGGCATGAAATCTGCCTCAGCACTCCAGCAGCCATCTTGGAAGTTCTGAATGCGTGGGAGAATGGTGTTCTTTCTGTGGAGGCAGTACAGGTCTGTTTAACTTTAATGttcttactgtattttttttacttttttcatccTGTGACTGGAAATATTCTTGAAATTTCCTGAATATCAGTTACTCATATGATGGTCAGGCAGTACCGGCTACCTCCCTAACCATTAACCATGTCTAAGAATGTCTTCCTACATTTGTGTTGACTCATGACTCAAGTGAGCATGACGTATTCTGTGGAAATTGATGAATAACTATGTGTTAAGAACTTGCAACAGCAGTGACGTCCTAAAGTACTATAGATTTAGCTGACTTCTTGTTTTTCCCTTATCCGTTTAAGTTTTCATGTCATGCTATGTGGAAGGATGAGGTTTTTACTTCGATTCCTCTCTCCTTTGATCTTACGCCACATCcttacttccttttttttcttgctgctgtcttctctctctgagtgtAGAAGATCACTGACAACATCAAGGGGAAGGTATGCAGTATGGCCATCTGTGCGGTGGCCTGGCTGGTGGCCCACGTCAGGATGCTGGGGAGGGATGAGCGGGAGAAGCCCCAGACTATGATCCGTCAGCTTGTAACCCCGCTGTATGGGGAAAACACTCTGCAGTTTTACAATGAACGGTAAAAACGGctgaaaaacacacttacacttcACAACCATAGCCCATGATCAGATGTAGCAATTATGTCCTGTCTCCCCCCACACTCTCACCAGCGTGATCATTATGAGTTCCATCATGGAGCACATGTGTGCTGACGTCTTCCAACAAACGGCCGCGACGCTGCGCCCCCCAGTGGAGGGCCAGGAGCCGATCCCCTACCGCAACCTGCTGCCGGCCAAAGACCCCATCCACATGGCCCTCAGCAAGCAGTTCCAGACGGTGCTGCGCAAAGGCTGGGTGGACAGCCGGGccctgcatctgtttgagagtCTTCTCAACATGGGAGGGGTCTTCTGGTTCACTAACAATTTGGTGAAGGTAGGAGGACCAAAACTTACCTGACTGTTTaccgattatcaaaatagttggctTCATCTACTTTTCCTTGTGTATTGTTGTATATGTGGGCAAGACACCATGAATGGACTCATACTCATAAACTCCACATGGCACCTTTTTAAGATAATGAAAACTCAATCTTACGGTATCAAAGGCGGATGCAAGGAGACTTTAACTAGGGTATGGCCAACAGTCCGATTACTCAATGTGTGTAATCGGAGCACTGCGTCTTATTTcaggagctgctgaaggagaCTCGACAGGAGTGGGCCAATCGGGTGGCGGAGTTACTCTACAGCATCTTCTGCCTGGACACTCAGCAGATCACGCTCACCCTGCTGGGTACCATACTGCCCGACCTGCTCACAGACTCCGCCCACTGGCACAGCCTGGCAGACCCCCCCGGAAAGGCACTGGCCAAGTAAGAGAAGCTTAATACTTTGATGTTGAGCaggtttttgtattttttggagAATCTGGTGTCAACTTTACTGTCCCGATAACTCCTCAGGTTGTCTGTGTGGTGTGCACTCAGCTCTTACTCCTCTCACCACAAAGGCTCGTTCTCAGCTCGTCAGCGCAAAAGGCAGCGGGAAGATATTGAGGTAAAACAGCCACAGAGGGCCGTTTATGTGTCTTAAGAGCTGCGTATTATGTTAGTCACGGAAATACTATTTACAGCATGAGAAACTGAGATGTTGAAGTGTGTGAATACTGTGATCTAATTCCTTTATAATTGAGACTGACACTAACAATTACTATTATTTCTATGATCTCTAATACAATGTAATCTAACATATATGTTATTGGCTGCAGGACTACAATAGCCTCTTTCCCTTGGATGACACTCAACCCTCTAAACTCATGCGTCTGCTTAGCTCCAATGAGGATGAGCCTGTAGCCCTTTCCAGTCCAGGTCAGTCTATTGATGTCTAGGTTTTAATACATGGTCGAATTATGTAGCCTGTTGCCTTTCAGTAGCTTGTCTGTCAGTCTGAGCTGGGGATTATGCAAATACCAGATGGTTTCCAAAAGCAAATGGACTTTCTATGGCCCTGTTACCAGCATGTTGCTTCTTGTAAGCACTTTTagctgaaacagaaaagcactAATAAGCTTTAAAGCATAAACCTTAATTATCTGCTGAGCGTCTTACCCGTCAGCAGGTTCTGACTTGAGCACTGACTGTCTAATGTCAGTACTAAACAATAGGAAGTATTGTATTGTGATTCCAAACATCTCTTTTCAATCTGCTATCAACATGACTGACAAAATTCAGGCTATAAATACTAAGACTGATAACATTCAGACTATCAGATTTGAGAATTTTACGCTTTTTTCCAGTTTAGCTACAGCTACATAAGGAAATCCCCAGACAGGGTTTCAGAGATCAGCATGCTGCATGActtatgaaaaaaatgtatgaactACTTTTCTAGGTGTAATTGAGAATGAAACTTAGATAAGTGTTCCCACAgtcaaatgagctcaacctaTTCCATTGAAAAGACAAGTAATTTTGAAACTGTTTCTGCTTGACACATAGTTTCTGCTTGACACTTAAATCTATTTATACCTGCAGCTATAAATTAAAATACTGCCCTTACTTTTGGTGTAATGTGAAAAggacttttgttttgaatgtatgGATAATAAAATCTGCACCCTTCTTCTTTATAAGAAAATTGAAACGTGTCTAACAAGGTTATTTTTGGAACAACATAAGATTATGTAAGATGGCAGTGGAAGGAAGCCTTTTAGACTTTCACAACCTTTAGTCAAGATTGCGTTTTGTCAACCACCAACAGAAAACTTCAGAACTTCCCTGTTGACGTTGTGTTGTTGCATGTCTCAAATgaccaaataaaatgaaaaaaaaactctgtttCTCACGTCATGTGTTATCTCATAGGAGACCGATCCATGAGCAgttccctctctgcctcccagcTCCACACTGTCAACATGAGGGACCCTCTCAACCGAGTCCTGGGTGAGAACTCTGCTCTGTACGCCTCCATTGTGACCTCCTTTATGAATAAAGTAGATGTATAGGTGACAAATTACAGCAAACTCTTGAATAAATGAGAGAGGACACATAAtgaatgcagatgcttccatcGAGGGCACAAGGggtcaatgaatgaatgaatcacagtcaccagatctcaaaTTCTGCAAGTCCAGTTGAACATCTACATTATGGGAGGTTTTGGACAGCTGTGTTAGATATTATAATCAAAACACTAATTGATTGTTGGTTTTCAGGTTGAGTAAACTTTTATAGTTAATGTAATTGttattaagaaaatgtttttgttatccAAGTTAAACTAAATTGAATGCTCTGAACCGGCTCAGGCTTTTCCATGACCACCAACATCATGATTGTATTTGAATGGAAGTAAATCAAGATTGCCCATCACCTCCAGGAAAACGCCAAAATGTGATTATTCAACCATGACAATTCACACCACctgctctcttctcctctcctcagccaaccttttcctcctcatttcctccaTCGTGGGCTCCAAGATGGCGGGACCTCACACCCAGTTTGTACAGAGTTTTATGGAGGAGTGTGTGGACTGCCTGGAGCAGGGAAGCCGCGGAAACATCCTGCAGTTTATGCCCTTTACCATGGTGAGTTATGAGCGGGGAAGAAGAAACTGGGAGGGGAGATAGACGGGGAGATAAGGAGGTAGAGGGGTGGCTGTTGCATCAGACAGTATTGGAAAGGGGTTTGgaatttcttctgtttgttctgctggTTGGGAACACATTTTTAAGGATGAGTGCTTTTCTTTctaagagaggcagaaagaatgTAAGGGTCAAGTGCGTTTGAGTTGTTGAGTCACTCTGTTACTGTTGTGTTACTCTCGTGTTTTTGTGTGGGCTTGTAACCATAAGCCTGTTCACAGTGCCTTCCGGCAGAGGAAAATTTAAGTGGTTTTTGATCTAGTCACACAACCACAGTTTGAAGTAGAAAATGGAGGTTTCCATgggtgaaaatgttttgttcaaatatttttttttatataataaaagTGTAAATGACATGTTCGTGCAAGAACCAACATGCCCAAAACCAGACCAAAGGCCAAAACTTCCTCTAAATAACCATGACCAGATTTCTTTGTGCCTTGAGCAACATGATGCCTGTTGAACGCCCTTTTCGGACACACTACAGCTGAATAATCACAcgttctttgtctttttggacATCCAGGTTTCTGAGCTGGTGAAGCTGCCTGCTCTGGCCAAACCCAAAGTTGTCCTGGCCATCACTGACCTGACTCTGCCGCTGGGGAGGAGAGTAGCTGCCAAAGCCATCTCTGCCTTGTGAACTGTGGGTTCAAATTTACCTCCGTACTAAACTGACCCCCCTGTTGGGGGGGTACAAACCCAACTTGATATTTTAACTTGCGCTGAGAGTTGCTCTGAACCTGGCTAGATCGTCCATTTAAAGGGATTGTCTTTGTTggaaaataacatgtttataACCATGTCTCTGTAAACACTGTTTtgctatgtttttttatgttctttttcacacttaaaaaaatgtgtaaataagctttaaaataaaatctctcCATAATGAAGAtcagctgtttctgtctgccCGTATTTGCTTACTCGAAGAGGGTTTCCTTTATTGTATGTTTAAGGTCATACTATGGTTACGTTTGGTCATATTTGGAAGTTACGATAACCTGAGATCTGACCGCTGTGATCACAAACCGGGAGTCAGTTGAATGATCACATGCTAGCGAGGCTGCCACATGACACTACGTACAAGGGATTTGGACCTTCCTTTGAGTGACAACCTCGTGGCCAGCAGACAGTCCCTCACCACTTTCAACACTTCCTCGAGGAAATCTGTCTGACAGAGTGGCAGAAATAAGGACACAAAAGCCACTATTTCACTTTTAGTTGCACTTCTCGATTACAGTATTAGCTTTGCTGGGATTTTACAAATAATTACATTGATGAGACAGTGTGCTTCAGCGTAACCCAGTGCTGGATGTGTCATTCTGCATGGTCATTGACAAAAAGGAACAATTCCCTTTTCAGGACAGTGggtttttattgaaaaatgggaaaacacaaacatgtgcaGTGGTACTTAAAATATgattcatacaaaaataattagtttcatttaatcattttacaaTATGTATAAATAGTCCTTAATGTGCCCCCAACCCCctaaaatgaatgtatgaatgttaACAGTTGATGAAGTTGATAAATGTCCTGTTTTGCTACACATTAAACTCTGCTATGGATAGAATTGTAAGTATAATTTTTGGACTAGACTGGaggttattttcagttattGCTATATAATGTAGACTTAATGCAGTACTTTCAGTAGAGGTCAGTGGACCTGTGTTAAAACGGAAGTTGAGTCAGGTGTCAATGAAAAGAGGACTGAGGGATACCACAGCTTTGTTATCAAAAATAAATTCCCTAAATAAATAttccataaataaatatataaatataaatagatacaaataataaataatcttttaacagataaataaattaatgcCCTAATAAAAAAATCGAGCCAAAAGCAGTCAGAGTATGGCACCCATGGTtcagctctctgtctccccctgaTTGCTCTGGTCCAGATTCCTGAGGAAGCGGACTACGTCCTGCCCAAAGGACTGGAGCTGCACCAGAGTCAGGTGTGCCGCCACCTGAACCTCATACTCCCCTGGCAGGCGCAAGGCCACAGGGCTTGGTGTTGGCACAGCCTCTGCTTGGAGCCCTTTCAGCATCTGCAAGGCACACGAAACTACATCATAAAGGTGCCTAATAATGAGGATAACTTGTCAAGAAAAACTGTGATCTAGAAGTATTCCACTACCTTATTGATCTGAATGACAAGGTCTCTGATGTCAGCCATCAGCCCCgtcactttgtctttgttttccagaCGAGGAGAGACGGAGCTCAGCAAGGCCCGGTGCAGCTGGAGACCCTCAGACATACGTCTCAAGCTGGTCTCCTAGTAAGAAAGAATACCAGAAAACTGGTcatgttgtctgtttgtttaacCCTTGTTTAATTTACAGAATTATTCCCTTCGAAGATGCTTACCAAAGTGAAGTCCTCTGACACAACTCTGAGTACAGGAGCAGAGGGGATGCCAATGTTGGACGCCATTATCACAAGCTTTGAATTGTCTGAGGAATTGAGCTGAAGGGTCTGTGGGAGAGACGTAACATAGAGATGTTATGGATAGATTGCAGCTTGGCATGCATGAAACATTACCTGGATAAGCTCTTGAAGGCCTTTTTACTTGCAAAACGCATAAATCCTTcatgaaacagcagctgtggcagAAATACTTTCCCAAGTCTGAACTACTTCAGTACAAGTCCAGACTTTGATTGATGGCTGGTTCATTTTAGCAGTTCACTGGTTTCATTACTGCTTAAACTGGTCCTATACATGCTACAAGTTGCACTGTACTAACTAATAATAATCAATCACGGTTATTTACTTTATTCACAACTTCTCAGATATATAATGCACAGCGACTGCGGCATAGCTGATCATTTAgtaataaatgaacacattttcagacacgAACTCAGTAAACAGGCTTTCagaccaacaacagagagagcacagagcTCTGTATCGGGCTCCATCGTGCAGAAGCCCTTTTATGGGCTCATAGGCAGATGAATCGCCCGCAGCAGTCTTAAAGCTCTGCGTAATATATACCGGATCATAACGACACACTGCGCGGCCAGGACGCGTCTCACCTCAGTGTGAATGCAGGATTTGTGCGTGTCGGGAATGGAGAGCAGGATCTTTTGTATTAAGCTGCGGCTCCTCTGCACGATCTCCTGAGACTGCGGATCCTCAACAAGTGCGCTCCTCTCCGGCAGAGGTGCGCTGCGGGCGGAGGTGGCCATGTAGCAGTGGACGGCGAAAGCTGCAAGAGGGGAGAACAATCAAATGCGTCCCCGTCGAGGCATCAAAACAATCCCTTTTATACATCcaccacagagtgtgtgtgtgtgtgtgtgtgtgtgtgtgcgtgagagagggGCAACAGGCGGAACAAAGCCTGGCTCTctcctcagcagctcctccgTGCTGCAGCACTGggctcgccccccccccccctcaggctAAATAGCTGCATGAGTTCAGAATAGTCACTGTAATGTGAAACCCGAGCCAAAAGTAACTCCAGCAGTTAAACATAGCGAATATGACAGTTTGCGCAGATGTAAACTTACAACAGATGTACtatttagtccttaaaacaggTCCAGATGCTTAAATATGAGCTAAAAGCAGTTCGATAATCCTGAATATCTTCTTGTGGCTCATCTCCAGGCTCTGTGCTGTGTCCGGACATGAtcagcagagagaacagaaagcaACATTTTACAAGCGTTACCTCACCACTACTCACCAATTAGGATGTTCATGGCCTCTGTTGGGAAATGCATTTAAGTATTGACCTCAGCTGGACACTATCCATTATTTATAGGTCAGAAACATATATATAGTTCCATGTAGAGGGGTTTC encodes:
- the csf3a gene encoding colony stimulating factor 3 (granulocyte) a, giving the protein MATSARSAPLPERSALVEDPQSQEIVQRSRSLIQKILLSIPDTHKSCIHTETLQLNSSDNSKLVIMASNIGIPSAPVLRVVSEDFTLETSLRRMSEGLQLHRALLSSVSPRLENKDKVTGLMADIRDLVIQINKMLKGLQAEAVPTPSPVALRLPGEYEVQVAAHLTLVQLQSFGQDVVRFLRNLDQSNQGETES
- the med24 gene encoding mediator of RNA polymerase II transcription subunit 24, yielding MKVVNLKQAILQAWKERWSDYQWAVNIKKNFPKGATWDYLNLAEALMEQAMIGPSPNPLILSYLKYAISSQMVSYSSVLTAISKFDDFSRELCVKSLLEIMDMFCHRLSCHGKAEECIGLCRALLGVVVWLLQGCAWYCERLRELGPSASTETSLRACQERLHTLMNSTKNRALVHIARLEEQGSWSNVEQSMLRVTDGLGCVSNQTLRTKLEESLSLVKGIPLMLSVQSDPLHHASFPSVHAFIMLEGTMNLTGETQPLVEQLMMIKRMQRIPTSLFVLEIWKACFTGLIESPEGTEELKWTAFTFLKIPQVLLRLKKYPQGDKGQDFMDDVNIAFQYLLKLTPLLDKADQRCNCDCLGMLLQECNKLGLLSDSNTACLTSKRTADREFAPRLKTAENANIQPNPGLILRAEPTVTNILKTVDADHSKSPEGLLGVLGHMLSGKSLDLLLAAAAATGKLKSFARKFIKLNEFPKHISGEGSKSASVRALLFDISFLMLCHVVQTYGSEVILSDPSPSGETPFFETWLQTCMPEEGKTLNPDHPCFRPEPGKVESLVTLLNNSSEMKLVQVKWHEICLSTPAAILEVLNAWENGVLSVEAVQKITDNIKGKVCSMAICAVAWLVAHVRMLGRDEREKPQTMIRQLVTPLYGENTLQFYNERVIIMSSIMEHMCADVFQQTAATLRPPVEGQEPIPYRNLLPAKDPIHMALSKQFQTVLRKGWVDSRALHLFESLLNMGGVFWFTNNLVKELLKETRQEWANRVAELLYSIFCLDTQQITLTLLGTILPDLLTDSAHWHSLADPPGKALAKLSVWCALSSYSSHHKGSFSARQRKRQREDIEDYNSLFPLDDTQPSKLMRLLSSNEDEPVALSSPGDRSMSSSLSASQLHTVNMRDPLNRVLANLFLLISSIVGSKMAGPHTQFVQSFMEECVDCLEQGSRGNILQFMPFTMVSELVKLPALAKPKVVLAITDLTLPLGRRVAAKAISAL